The Streptomyces armeniacus genomic interval GCGTTCCCGGCCGCCTTGACCGACGGGGCGGCGGCCTTGGAGTCCACCGGGTTGATGATGATGACGTTCTTGTTCTGGCTGGTGAAGTTCTGCAGCTGGTTCGTCTGGGTGGAGGCGTCGTTCTGTGCGTCGGTGACCGAGAGGTCCACCTTCTGAGCCTTGGCCTCCGCCTCGGCGCCCTTCTTCATCTCCACGAAGAACGGATTGTTCAGGGTGGATATGGACATTCCGATCTCGGCCTTGCCCCCGCCACCGCCGCCGCCGTCAGAGTCCGAGCCACAGGCCGTGGCGGTGACGGCGAGCGCCGCCATGGCGGTGGCGAGGTAAGTTCTCCGCTTCATACGCATTGCTGCATTCCTTGCAGTCGACGGTAGTTGAGAGATTCATGCACAAAGACTGGAAGATCACCTACGGCGACGGAGTGTATCGAGGAGTGCCGCCAGAGCGATAACCGACCCGATGACAACCTGCTGCCAGAATGCGGACACATCGAGCAGATTCAGGCCATTCCGCAGCACGGCGAGGATGAGCGCGCCGATCAGCGTGCCGGACGCCTTGCCCACGCCGCCGGACAGGCTGGCGCCGCCGATGACGCACGCGGCGATCGCGTCGAGCTCGTAGCCCATCGCGGCCGTCGGCTGCGCGGACACCAGCCGAGACGCCAGGATGATGCCCGCGACCGCCGCGAAGCAGCCGGAGAGCGCGTACGTGATGACCTTCTGGCGCTGTACGCGGATGCCGGACAGCCGCGCGGCCTCCTCGTTGCCGCCGATCGCGTACATGGAGCGCCCGGCGTACGTGCGGTTCAGCACCACCGCCGCGATGCCGCTCATGGCCACCATGACGATCACCGGCACCGGCAGCATGTCGCCGATGTCCTCGCCGAGCGAGCCCAGCGAGTCCGGGAACATGATCGGCTGGCCCTGCGAGATGACCTGGCCGAGGCCGCGGGCGATGGAGAGCATCGCGAGCGTCGCGATGAACGACGGCAGTCTCCCGTACGACACCAGCGCGCCGTTGACCAGTCCGCACGCCGTGCCGGTGGCCAGCGCGAACACCACGGCCAGCCATACGGGCATGCCCTGGTCGGTCGCCGACCACGCCAGCACCATGGCCGAAAGCGCGGCCACCGAGCCGACCGACAGGTCGATTCCGGCGGAGACGATGACGAACGTGACGCCGAACGCGAGGATCGCGGTGACGGCGGCCTGTACGCCGACGTTGAGCAGGTTGCGGGTGGTCAGGAAGTCCGGCGACATCATCGACAGCACCACGATGAGCACCGCCAGCGCGCCGAGGGCTCCGCTGTCCTGCAGCAGCCGCCGGACCACGGGAGGCAGTCTGTCGGCGGTCATGCGGTGTCCGCCGTTCCGGCCCCCCTTGTCGTTGCGGCCCGGACCGGTGCCCGCGCTCTGCAGATCAGTGGCCACTGAGGCCCTCCCTCTCTCGTTCAGGTGGTGACCGCGGTCGGGACCGCCAGGGCCATGACGGCGTCCTGGGTGGCCTGCGCGGCGGTGAGTTCGCCCGTGATCCGGCCCTGCGCCATGACCAGGATCCGGTCGCTCATGCCCAGCACCTCGGGCAGCTCGCTGGAGATCATGAGCACGGCGCGGCCGGCCGCGGTGAGGTCGTTGATGAGGCGGTAGATCTCGACCTTCGCCCCGACGTCGATGCCGCGGGTGGGCTCGTCGAGGATCAGCACCCTGCTGTCCGCGAGGAGCCACTTGCCGATCGCGACCTTCTGCTGGTTGCCGCCGGACAGCGTGCGGGTGCGGTGGTCGAGGCCGGCCATCCGGATGCCCAGTTCGCCGGCCATGCGGGAGGCCGCCCGCCGCTGTCCGGCCCGGTCGACCCAGCCCCGGCGGGTGGCGCCGCGCAGGGTGACCAGCCCGAGGTTCTCCGACACGGAGGCGTCCAGCAGCAGCCCCTGCGCCTTGCGGTCCTCCGGCACCAGCCCGATGCCCGCGGCCATCGCGGCGGGCACGTCCCCGCCGGGCAGCCGGCGGCCGAGCACCTCGACGGTGCCCCGGTCGTACGGGTCGGCGCCGAACAGCGCCCGCGCCACCTCCGTACGCCCCGCGCCCACCAGCCCGGCGACGCCGACGACTTCGCCGGCCCGCACCTCGAAGCCGATGTCCTCGAACCGCCCGGCACGCGACAGACCGGACACGCGCAGCAGCGGCGCCGGGTCCTGCCGTACGGTGCCGTGCGCCCGCGGGTACTGCTGCTCGATGCTGCGCCCCACCATCAGCCGTACGAGCTCGTCCCGTCCGGTGTCCGCGGGCACCTGTGCGACGCTGCGGCCGTCCCGCAGGACGGTGACGCGGTCGCCGAGCCGGGCGACCTCCTCCAGCTTGTGCGTGATGAAGACGACGCCCACGCCGTCCTGCCGCAGCCTGTCCACGATGTCGAACAGCCGGTCCACCTCGCCGCTGGTCAGTACGGCGGTGGGCTCGTCCATCACCAGGACGCGGGCGCGCAGGCTCAGCGCCTTGGCGATCTCGACCATCTGGAGCCGTGCGACGCCGAGTCGCCGCAGCCTGGTGTCCGCGGACACGTCGACGCCGACGCGTTCGAGCAGCGCGGTGGCGTCGGTGTTCATCCGGCGGCGGTCGATCAGGCCGTAGCGGCGGGGCTGGCGGCCGAGGTAGATGTTCTCCGCGACGGTGAGGTCGGGCACCAGGTTGAACTCCTGGTGGATGGTGGCGATGCCGTACTTCTCCGCGTCCTGGGCGCCGTTGATCTGCGCGGGCGTGCCGTCCACGAGGATGCGCCCGCCGTCCGGCCGGTGCGCCCCCGCGAGCATCTTGATGAGCGTGCTCTTGCCCGCGCCGTTCTCGCCGAGCAGCACGTGCACTTCGCCTGCGCGCAGGTCGAAGTCGACGCCGCCCAGGGCCTGTACGCCGGGGAACGCCTTGGTCACGCCCTCGGTGCGGAGCAGTTCGCGGCCCGGGGGCGCGTCGTGCGCGGCGCGCGCGTCCTGCGGCGGGGGCGCGTCGTACGGCGGGGGCTTGTCGAAGGAGGTCAACGGTGCTCCCTTTCTCACTCGCCGCAGGAACGGCGTGGCACAAGGCTGGCGGTGAGGGTGACCGAGGGCGTGGCGCGGCCCTCGAGCAGGTCGATCAGCGCCCGTACGGCGCTGTGCCCGAGCTCCTCGGTCGGCTGGGCGATCGCGGTCAGCGGCGGGTCGGTGTGCAGGAACCACGGGATGTCGTCGAACGCCGCGAGCGCGACGTCGTCCGGCACCCGCAGCCCGCGGCCGCGGATCTCGTCCATCGCGCCGAGCGCCATCAGGTTGTCGGTCGCGAACACGGCGCTGGGCGGCTCCGGCAGGTCCAGGAACCGGGCGGTGGCGCGGCGGCCGCTCTCGGCCTGGTAGTCGCCCTGCTCGAGGTAGCCGGCGGGCAGGCCGAGGCCGAACTCGGCGAGCGCGCCGCGGAAGGCGTCCACGCGCTCGTTGCCGGTGCTGGTCGTGGTGGGTCCGGCGATGATGGCGAGCCTGCGGTGCCCGAGCGCGTGCAGATGGGCCACCAGGTCGCGGACGGCGGCGCGGCCGTCCGTACGGATCACGGGGGCGTCGACGCCGGGGATCCAGCGGTCGAGGAACACCACGGGCACGTCGGAGCGGGCGGCGACCTCGGGCAGCAGCGGAGAGCTGTCGTCGGTGGGGCTCACCAGCAGTCCGTCGATGCGGCGCTCCAGGAGCGTACGGACGTGGTGGTCCTGGAGGGCGGGCTGCTCGTCGGCGTTGCCGATGACGACGCTGTAGCCCTGGCCGCGCGCCTCGTCCTCGACGGCGCGGGCGAGGGCGGTGAAGAACGGGTTCAGCACGTCGCTGATGACGAGGCCCAGCGTGTGGGTCTGGTGGGTGCGCAGCGAGCGGGCGACGCCGTTGGGCCGGTAGCCGAGTTCGGCGATGGCGGCGAGCACACGGGCGCGGGTGTCGGGGCGTACGGCCGGGTGGTCGTTGAGCACGCGCGAGACCGTGGCGACGGAGATGCCGGCCCTTGCCGCGACATCCTTGATGCTCGCCATCGAGCTGCTGCTTTCGTCGTCATGGTAACGATTACATGGAGGATTAAAACGGCGCTGGGCAGCGGGAACAAGGGGCGAGACCCGATCGTGATGTGCGACCCGGCACACAGCGCGGATGAACGCCCGGACGGTGGCGGAGAGTTGCCGCCCGGTGCCGTACAGGGACTGCCCGCCGAGTGCCCGTTGTCAGTGCGGGAGGCTACGGTCTGTGACATGGCGTTCGAACTCGCGGTGCTCGAAGGGGTCCTTGAGCGCATCACGTATGCCAACGAGGAGAACGGATACACCGTCGCCCGCGTCGACACCGGCCGCGGCGGCGGCGACCTGCTCACCGTCGTCGGCTCGCTGCTGGGCGCGCAGGTGGGGGAGTCGCTGCGGATGGAGGGCCGTTGGGGCTCCCACCCGCAGTACGGCAGACAGTTCACGGTGGAGAACTACACGACGGTGCTGCCCGCCACCGTGCAGGGCATCCGGCGCTATCTCGGCTCCGGGCTGATCAAGGGCATCGGCCCGCGCATCGCAGAGCGCATCGTCGACCACTTCGGCCTGGACACCCTCGACGTCATCGAGCAGGACGCGCAGAAGCTGATCGAGGTGCCGGGGCTCGGCCCGAAGCGGACCGGGAAGATCGCGTCGGCCTGGGAGGAGCAGAAGGCCATCAAGGAGGTGATGGTCTTCCTGCAGGGCGTCGGCGTCTCCACCTCCATCGCCGTCCGCATCTACAAGAAATACGGCGACGCCTCCATCTCCGTGGTGAAGAACGAGCCGTACCGGCTGGCGGCCGACGTCTGGGGCATCGGCTTCCTCACCGCCGACCGCATCGCGCAGGCCGTCGGCATCCCGCATGACAGCCCGGAGCGGGTCAAGGCCGGACTGCAGTACGCCCTTTCGCAGTCGACGGACCAGGGCCACTGCTTCCTCCCGGAGGAGCAGCTGATCTCCGACGCCGTGAAGCTGCTCCAGGTGGACACCGGGCTGGTCATCGAGTGCCTGGGCGAACTCGCGGGCGAGGACGAGGGCGTGGTGCGCGAGACCGTGCCGGGCGAGGACGGGCAGCCGGTGACGGCCGTCTATCTGGTGCCGTTCCACCGCGCCGAGATCGCCCTCGCCGCACAGCTGCGGCGGCTGCTGCGTACGGACGAGGAGCGCATCCCGGCGTTCCGCGACGTCGACTGGGACAAGGCGCTGGGCTGGCTCGCCGGGCGCACCGGCGCGGATCTCGCGGAGGAGCAGCGGCAGGCGGTCAGGCTGGCGCTGACGGAGAAGGTCGCGGTGCTGACCGGCGGGCCGGGCTGCGGCAAGTCGTTCACCGTACGGTCGGTGGTCGAGCTGGCCCGCGCGAAGAAGGCCCGGGTGGTGCTGGCGGCGCCCACGGGACGGGCCGCGAAGCGGCTGTCGGAGCTGACCGGAGCCGAAGCGTCCACCGTGCACCGGCTGCTGGAGCTGAAGCCGGGCGGCGACGCGGCGTACGACCGGGACCGGCCGCTCGAGGCCGACCTGGTGGTGGTGGACGAGGCCTCCATGCTCGACCTGCTGCTGGCGAACAAGCTCATCAAGGCCGTGCCGC includes:
- a CDS encoding LacI family DNA-binding transcriptional regulator; this translates as MASIKDVAARAGISVATVSRVLNDHPAVRPDTRARVLAAIAELGYRPNGVARSLRTHQTHTLGLVISDVLNPFFTALARAVEDEARGQGYSVVIGNADEQPALQDHHVRTLLERRIDGLLVSPTDDSSPLLPEVAARSDVPVVFLDRWIPGVDAPVIRTDGRAAVRDLVAHLHALGHRRLAIIAGPTTTSTGNERVDAFRGALAEFGLGLPAGYLEQGDYQAESGRRATARFLDLPEPPSAVFATDNLMALGAMDEIRGRGLRVPDDVALAAFDDIPWFLHTDPPLTAIAQPTEELGHSAVRALIDLLEGRATPSVTLTASLVPRRSCGE
- a CDS encoding sugar ABC transporter ATP-binding protein, encoding MTKAFPGVQALGGVDFDLRAGEVHVLLGENGAGKSTLIKMLAGAHRPDGGRILVDGTPAQINGAQDAEKYGIATIHQEFNLVPDLTVAENIYLGRQPRRYGLIDRRRMNTDATALLERVGVDVSADTRLRRLGVARLQMVEIAKALSLRARVLVMDEPTAVLTSGEVDRLFDIVDRLRQDGVGVVFITHKLEEVARLGDRVTVLRDGRSVAQVPADTGRDELVRLMVGRSIEQQYPRAHGTVRQDPAPLLRVSGLSRAGRFEDIGFEVRAGEVVGVAGLVGAGRTEVARALFGADPYDRGTVEVLGRRLPGGDVPAAMAAGIGLVPEDRKAQGLLLDASVSENLGLVTLRGATRRGWVDRAGQRRAASRMAGELGIRMAGLDHRTRTLSGGNQQKVAIGKWLLADSRVLILDEPTRGIDVGAKVEIYRLINDLTAAGRAVLMISSELPEVLGMSDRILVMAQGRITGELTAAQATQDAVMALAVPTAVTT
- the recD2 gene encoding SF1B family DNA helicase RecD2; this encodes MAFELAVLEGVLERITYANEENGYTVARVDTGRGGGDLLTVVGSLLGAQVGESLRMEGRWGSHPQYGRQFTVENYTTVLPATVQGIRRYLGSGLIKGIGPRIAERIVDHFGLDTLDVIEQDAQKLIEVPGLGPKRTGKIASAWEEQKAIKEVMVFLQGVGVSTSIAVRIYKKYGDASISVVKNEPYRLAADVWGIGFLTADRIAQAVGIPHDSPERVKAGLQYALSQSTDQGHCFLPEEQLISDAVKLLQVDTGLVIECLGELAGEDEGVVRETVPGEDGQPVTAVYLVPFHRAEIALAAQLRRLLRTDEERIPAFRDVDWDKALGWLAGRTGADLAEEQRQAVRLALTEKVAVLTGGPGCGKSFTVRSVVELARAKKARVVLAAPTGRAAKRLSELTGAEASTVHRLLELKPGGDAAYDRDRPLEADLVVVDEASMLDLLLANKLIKAVPPGAHLLLVGDVDQLPSVGAGEVLRDLLAKDGPVPAVRLTRIFRQAQQSGVVTNAHRINSGVPPVTQGLPDFFLFAEDDTEEAGRLTVDVVARRIPAKFGLDPRRDVQVLAPMHRGPAGAGTLNGLLQQAVTPTRPGLPEKRFGGRVFRVGDKVTQIRNNYEKGANGVFNGTVGVVTGLDPDDQRLTVRTDEDEEVPYDFDELDELAHAYAVTIHRSQGSEYPAVVIPVTTSAWMMLQRNLLYTAVTRAKRLVVLVGSHRAIGQAVRTVSAGRRCTALDHRLSGAAGLATGV